A stretch of the Lactuca sativa cultivar Salinas chromosome 9, Lsat_Salinas_v11, whole genome shotgun sequence genome encodes the following:
- the LOC111909252 gene encoding protein SMAX1-LIKE 3 isoform X2, producing the protein MRAGGYTIQHTLTPEAATVVKQALGLARRRGHAQVTPLHVASAMLASPTSLLRKACLQPNSHPLHCKALELCFNVALNRLPTSQSSPIMINPTQSHHPSLSNALVAAFKRAQAHQRRGSIENQQQPILALKVEIEQLIISILDDPSVSRVMREAGFSSTQVKSNIEQMEISISSPNPVSFSQSKENIKPKSLAKVQDEDVMSVIQMMMNRKRKNIVVIRECLASADAIVRGVIDKFETENNINLRFMQFVSLPLHSLNHLSREDIEDKVRELRCLVKSFVGRGVILYLGDLQWVSDYWSNHSERKLNRSYYYSPMEHMIMELSGLIFGVDSGKLWLMGIANSQTYMRCKTGHPSLETLWDLCPFTLPVTSLDLTLNLESKDSGNEMKMLTCCSECSVNFSREAARTISGYNRTNHVSMTTTTTGSTLPSWLQQYKEENSRQTSNDQGCEKVANLCKKWNSICSSLHKQPMASSPNLHPHHLTWPVIFETNRSPKEHQFFNGVDQCFEEPNPKTFMPELLSNPNSSPNSASCSEASEDDDHDDQYYLHKFKEVNSENLNILSSALERVVPWQREVIPEIASTVLQCRSGGMEREGKEETWLSFLGADNHGKDKISRELAKIVFGSRSNIVHIGISRFSATRADSTDDDQEFISNKRARDEHGQSYLERFAEALQENASRVFFMEDVEQVDYHSQMGIKKAIKTGVITLNGDQTVSLKDAIVIFSCENFNSISRACSPSLRRKYSDNDQEETIEDYGKDATISLDLNVATDDHKRSNDHKRSNEHGSVSDIGILDLVDKQVIFKLQML; encoded by the exons ATGAGGGCTGGAGGCTACACAATCCAACACACACTAACACCCGAAGCCGCTACTGTTGTAAAACAAGCTCTTGGCCTTGCTAGACGAAGAGGCCATGCTCAGGTCACCCCTCTTCATGTTGCTAGCGCGATGCTGGCATCACCAACAAGCCTCCTCAGGAAGGCTTGTTTGCAACCCAATTCTCACCCTCTTCATTGCAAAGCTCTCGAGCTTTGCTTCAATGTTGCCTTGAATCGCCTCCCTACTTCTCAGTCTAGCCCTATCATGATAAACCCTACTCAATCTCACCACCCTTCTCTTTCTAACGCGTTGGTGGCAGCCTTCAAGCGTGCACAGGCTCACCAACGCCGTGGTTCTATTGAAAACCAACAACAACCCATTTTAGCTCTTAAAGTAGAGATAGAACAACTCATCATATCTATCTTGGATGATCCTAGTGTGAGTAGAGTCATGCGAGAAGCCGGTTTTTCTAGCACCCAAGTCAAAAGCAACATTGAGCAAATGGAAATATCTATTTCTTCCCCTAATCCCGTTAGTTTTTCTCAATCAAAAGAGAACATCAAGCCCAAATCTTTAGCCAAAGTCCAAGATGAAGATGTGATGAGTGTTATACAAATGATGATGAATAGAAAGAGAAagaatattgttgttataagagaGTGCCTAGCTAGTGCTGATGCTATAGTTAGAGGCGTTATAGACAAATTCGAAACCGAAAACAATATCAATTTGAGGTTCATGCAATTTGTAAGCCTTCCTTTACACTCACTTAATCATCTTTCAAGGGAAGATATTGAAGATAAAGTTAGAGAACTTAGGTGTCTCGTAAAAAGCTTCGTAGGTAGAGGAGTAATTCTTTACTTAGGTGATCTCCAATGGGTTTCGGATTACTGGTCAAACCACAGCGAGCGGAAGCTAAACCGAAGCTACTACTACTCTCCAATGGAGCATATGATCATGGAGCTTAGTGGACTCATATTTGGTGTTGATAGTGGGAAGTTGTGGTTGATGGGGATTGCTAATTCTCAAACATACATGAGGTGCAAAACAGGTCACCCTTCACTCGAAACACTATGGGATCTTTGTCCGTTTACACTTCCTGTTACTAGCTTGGACCTCACCCTCAATCTTGAAAG TAAAGATTCAGGAAATGAGATGAAAATGCTCACATGTTGTAGTGAGTGTTCCGTTAACTTTTCGCGAGAGGCTGCTCGAACCATAAGTGGCTATAATCGCACCAATCATGTATCCATGACTACTACTACAACTGGATCCACTTTGCCTTCATGGCTTCAGCAATACAAAGAAGAGAACTCAAGACAGACCTCCAATGATCAG GGTTGTGAAAAAGTTGCGAATCTTTGCAAGAAATGGAACTCAATATGTAGTTCACTTCACAAACAGCCAATGGCTTCTTCACCAAATTTGCACCCACACCATCTCACATGGCCCGTGATTTTTGAAACCAACAGATCCCCGAAAGAACACCAGTTCTTCAACGGTGTTGATCAATGTTTCGAGGAGCCCAATCCAAAAACATTCATGCCTGAACTCTTATCGAATCCAAATTCCAGTCCAAATTCGGCTTCATGTAGTGAAGCTAGTGAAGATGACGATCATGATGATCAATACTACTTGCACAAGTTCAAAGAAGTGAATTCTGAGAATTTAAACATTCTAAGCAGTGCATTGGAACGAGTTGTGCCATGGCAAAGAGAGGTGATTCCCGAAATAGCAAGTACAGTACTTCAATGCAGGTCAGGTGGAATGGaaagagaaggaaaagaagaaacaTGGTTATCTTTCTTGGGTGCTGACAACCATGGGAAAGATAAGATTTCAAGAGAGTTAGCCAAGATTGTATTTGGATCAAGAAGCAACATCGTTCACATTGGCATTAGTAGGTTCTCAGCAACACGAGCCGATTCCACAGATGATGATCAAGAATTCATTAGCAACAAAAGGGCGAGAGACGAACATGGCCAAAGTTATCTCGAAAGATTTGCTGAAGCTTTACAAGAAAACGCGAGCCGTGTGTTCTTTATGGAAGATGTAGAGCAGGTTGATTACCATTCGCAAATGGGCATCAAGAAAGCAATCAAGACTGGAGTAATCACACTAAACGGTGACCAAACAGTTTCTCTCAAAGACGCCATTGTCATTTTCAGCTGTGAAAATTTCAATTCAATTTCACGAGCATGTTCTCCTAGCCTAAGGAGAAAATACAGTGACAACGATCAAGAAGAAACCATTGAGGACTATGGAAAGGACGCTACCATCAGTTTGGACTTGAATGTTGCTACAGATGATCATAAAAGATCAAATGATCATAAAAGATCAAATGAACATGGCTCAGTTTCTGATATTGGGATTTTGGATTTAGTTGATAAGCAAGTAATTTTTAAACTCCAAATGCTGTAA
- the LOC111909252 gene encoding protein SMAX1-LIKE 3 isoform X1 — translation MRAGGYTIQHTLTPEAATVVKQALGLARRRGHAQVTPLHVASAMLASPTSLLRKACLQPNSHPLHCKALELCFNVALNRLPTSQSSPIMINPTQSHHPSLSNALVAAFKRAQAHQRRGSIENQQQPILALKVEIEQLIISILDDPSVSRVMREAGFSSTQVKSNIEQMEISISSPNPVSFSQSKENIKPKSLAKVQDEDVMSVIQMMMNRKRKNIVVIRECLASADAIVRGVIDKFETENNINLRFMQFVSLPLHSLNHLSREDIEDKVRELRCLVKSFVGRGVILYLGDLQWVSDYWSNHSERKLNRSYYYSPMEHMIMELSGLIFGVDSGKLWLMGIANSQTYMRCKTGHPSLETLWDLCPFTLPVTSLDLTLNLESSKDSGNEMKMLTCCSECSVNFSREAARTISGYNRTNHVSMTTTTTGSTLPSWLQQYKEENSRQTSNDQGCEKVANLCKKWNSICSSLHKQPMASSPNLHPHHLTWPVIFETNRSPKEHQFFNGVDQCFEEPNPKTFMPELLSNPNSSPNSASCSEASEDDDHDDQYYLHKFKEVNSENLNILSSALERVVPWQREVIPEIASTVLQCRSGGMEREGKEETWLSFLGADNHGKDKISRELAKIVFGSRSNIVHIGISRFSATRADSTDDDQEFISNKRARDEHGQSYLERFAEALQENASRVFFMEDVEQVDYHSQMGIKKAIKTGVITLNGDQTVSLKDAIVIFSCENFNSISRACSPSLRRKYSDNDQEETIEDYGKDATISLDLNVATDDHKRSNDHKRSNEHGSVSDIGILDLVDKQVIFKLQML, via the exons ATGAGGGCTGGAGGCTACACAATCCAACACACACTAACACCCGAAGCCGCTACTGTTGTAAAACAAGCTCTTGGCCTTGCTAGACGAAGAGGCCATGCTCAGGTCACCCCTCTTCATGTTGCTAGCGCGATGCTGGCATCACCAACAAGCCTCCTCAGGAAGGCTTGTTTGCAACCCAATTCTCACCCTCTTCATTGCAAAGCTCTCGAGCTTTGCTTCAATGTTGCCTTGAATCGCCTCCCTACTTCTCAGTCTAGCCCTATCATGATAAACCCTACTCAATCTCACCACCCTTCTCTTTCTAACGCGTTGGTGGCAGCCTTCAAGCGTGCACAGGCTCACCAACGCCGTGGTTCTATTGAAAACCAACAACAACCCATTTTAGCTCTTAAAGTAGAGATAGAACAACTCATCATATCTATCTTGGATGATCCTAGTGTGAGTAGAGTCATGCGAGAAGCCGGTTTTTCTAGCACCCAAGTCAAAAGCAACATTGAGCAAATGGAAATATCTATTTCTTCCCCTAATCCCGTTAGTTTTTCTCAATCAAAAGAGAACATCAAGCCCAAATCTTTAGCCAAAGTCCAAGATGAAGATGTGATGAGTGTTATACAAATGATGATGAATAGAAAGAGAAagaatattgttgttataagagaGTGCCTAGCTAGTGCTGATGCTATAGTTAGAGGCGTTATAGACAAATTCGAAACCGAAAACAATATCAATTTGAGGTTCATGCAATTTGTAAGCCTTCCTTTACACTCACTTAATCATCTTTCAAGGGAAGATATTGAAGATAAAGTTAGAGAACTTAGGTGTCTCGTAAAAAGCTTCGTAGGTAGAGGAGTAATTCTTTACTTAGGTGATCTCCAATGGGTTTCGGATTACTGGTCAAACCACAGCGAGCGGAAGCTAAACCGAAGCTACTACTACTCTCCAATGGAGCATATGATCATGGAGCTTAGTGGACTCATATTTGGTGTTGATAGTGGGAAGTTGTGGTTGATGGGGATTGCTAATTCTCAAACATACATGAGGTGCAAAACAGGTCACCCTTCACTCGAAACACTATGGGATCTTTGTCCGTTTACACTTCCTGTTACTAGCTTGGACCTCACCCTCAATCTTGAAAG CAGTAAAGATTCAGGAAATGAGATGAAAATGCTCACATGTTGTAGTGAGTGTTCCGTTAACTTTTCGCGAGAGGCTGCTCGAACCATAAGTGGCTATAATCGCACCAATCATGTATCCATGACTACTACTACAACTGGATCCACTTTGCCTTCATGGCTTCAGCAATACAAAGAAGAGAACTCAAGACAGACCTCCAATGATCAG GGTTGTGAAAAAGTTGCGAATCTTTGCAAGAAATGGAACTCAATATGTAGTTCACTTCACAAACAGCCAATGGCTTCTTCACCAAATTTGCACCCACACCATCTCACATGGCCCGTGATTTTTGAAACCAACAGATCCCCGAAAGAACACCAGTTCTTCAACGGTGTTGATCAATGTTTCGAGGAGCCCAATCCAAAAACATTCATGCCTGAACTCTTATCGAATCCAAATTCCAGTCCAAATTCGGCTTCATGTAGTGAAGCTAGTGAAGATGACGATCATGATGATCAATACTACTTGCACAAGTTCAAAGAAGTGAATTCTGAGAATTTAAACATTCTAAGCAGTGCATTGGAACGAGTTGTGCCATGGCAAAGAGAGGTGATTCCCGAAATAGCAAGTACAGTACTTCAATGCAGGTCAGGTGGAATGGaaagagaaggaaaagaagaaacaTGGTTATCTTTCTTGGGTGCTGACAACCATGGGAAAGATAAGATTTCAAGAGAGTTAGCCAAGATTGTATTTGGATCAAGAAGCAACATCGTTCACATTGGCATTAGTAGGTTCTCAGCAACACGAGCCGATTCCACAGATGATGATCAAGAATTCATTAGCAACAAAAGGGCGAGAGACGAACATGGCCAAAGTTATCTCGAAAGATTTGCTGAAGCTTTACAAGAAAACGCGAGCCGTGTGTTCTTTATGGAAGATGTAGAGCAGGTTGATTACCATTCGCAAATGGGCATCAAGAAAGCAATCAAGACTGGAGTAATCACACTAAACGGTGACCAAACAGTTTCTCTCAAAGACGCCATTGTCATTTTCAGCTGTGAAAATTTCAATTCAATTTCACGAGCATGTTCTCCTAGCCTAAGGAGAAAATACAGTGACAACGATCAAGAAGAAACCATTGAGGACTATGGAAAGGACGCTACCATCAGTTTGGACTTGAATGTTGCTACAGATGATCATAAAAGATCAAATGATCATAAAAGATCAAATGAACATGGCTCAGTTTCTGATATTGGGATTTTGGATTTAGTTGATAAGCAAGTAATTTTTAAACTCCAAATGCTGTAA